A window of the Lagopus muta isolate bLagMut1 chromosome 1, bLagMut1 primary, whole genome shotgun sequence genome harbors these coding sequences:
- the POLDIP3 gene encoding polymerase delta-interacting protein 3 isoform X1, producing the protein MADLSLDELIRKRGVTVKGRLNTRPVFGGIRSRIGIQQNILSRSSPAVNFQRTFDARQKIGLTDARHKLGVKDAREKLIQRDARFKIKGKVQDAREMLNSRKQQSVAAEKVTKVVDAREKISLKRNTPAAISPTMGTVNPAVKITKTIQQKAAVVPGHPHPAGMRINVVNNHTHKQGLYDMEDDDESVSALPSKQMKITTTNSFLHNVAGLSGNKFSLSKTVPLTKVVQNDTYTAPPAPPSPMRTKALTNMSRTLVTKEEPPKEPAPVELAFSPLEGTKMTVNNLHPRVTEEDIVELFCVCGALKRARLVHPGVAEVVFVKKEDAITAYKKYNNRCLDGQPMKCNLHMNGNVITSDQPILLRLSDTPSVKKEGEPRRSSASAASNPPAEVDPDTILKALFKSSGVSASVQPTEFKIKL; encoded by the exons ATGGCGGACCTGTCGTTAGACGAGCTCATACGGAAGCGCGGTGTGACGGTGAAGGGGAG GCTTAACACAAGGCCAGTATTTGGAGGTATTAGATCTCGCATTGGGAtccagcaaaatattttaagtagaTCATCACCAGCTGTCAACTTCCAGCGGACATTTGATGCTCGGCAGAAGATCGGCCTCACTGATGCCCGACACAAACTGGGAGTTAAAGATGCTCGTGAAAAACTGATTCAAAGGGACGCTCGGTTCAAAATAAAAGGGAAGGTGCAGGATGCTCGAGAGATGCTGAATTCCCGTAAGCAGCAAAGTGTTGCTGCTGAAAAGGTGACCAAAGTGGTGGATGCCAGAGAGAAGATCAGCTTAAAAAGGAACACTCCAGCTGCTATCAGCCCAACTATGGGGACAGTAAATCCAGCTGTGAAAATCACCAAGACTATCCAA cagaaagctgctgttgtTCCTGGACACCCTCATCCAGCAGGAATGAGGATCAATGTGGTGAACAACCATACACATAAACAG GGTCTGTATGACATGGAAGATGATGATGAAAGTGTCTCCGCCCTTCCTAGCAAACAGATGAAGATCACCACCACAAACAGTTTCCTTCACAATGTG GCTGGGCTGAGTGGCAATAAGTTCTCTCTGTCCAAGACTGTTCCCCTGACTAAAGTGGTCCAGAATGATACGTacacagctcctcctgcaccTCCTTCCCCAATGAGGACAAAGGCCTTGACAAACATGTCCCGAACTTTGGTGACAAAGGAGGAGCCTCCAAAAGAGCCAGCACCTGTTGAG CTGGCCTTCAGTCCTTTGGAAGGCACAAAGATGACTGTGAACAATCTGCATCCTCGAGTCACTGAGGAAGACATTGTT GAGTTGTTCTGTGTGTGCGGTGCTCTGAAGCGAGCCCGGCTGGTGCACCCAGGAGTGGCTGAGGTAGTCTTTGTGAAGAAAGAAGATGCAATCACAGCATATAAGAAATACAACAACAGATGCTTAGATG GTCAGCCAATGAAATGTAACCTTCACATGAATGGAAATGTCATCACCTCAGACCAGCCTATATTGCT CCGATTGAGCGATACCCCTTCTGtgaaaaaggaaggggaacCCCGCCGGTCAAGTGCAAGTGCTGCATCAAATCCCCCAGCTGAGGTGGACCCTGATACCATCTTGAAGGCACTCTTCAAATCCTCAGGGGTCTCTGCATCTGTGCAGCCCACAGAATTCAAAATCAAACTCTGA
- the POLDIP3 gene encoding polymerase delta-interacting protein 3 isoform X2: MADLSLDELIRKRGVTVKGRLNTRPVFGGIRSRIGIQQNILSRSSPAVNFQRTFDARQKIGLTDARHKLGVKDAREKLIQRDARFKIKGKVQDAREMLNSRKQQSVAAEKVTKVVDAREKISLKRNTPAAISPTMGTVNPAVKITKTIQKAAVVPGHPHPAGMRINVVNNHTHKQGLYDMEDDDESVSALPSKQMKITTTNSFLHNVAGLSGNKFSLSKTVPLTKVVQNDTYTAPPAPPSPMRTKALTNMSRTLVTKEEPPKEPAPVELAFSPLEGTKMTVNNLHPRVTEEDIVELFCVCGALKRARLVHPGVAEVVFVKKEDAITAYKKYNNRCLDGQPMKCNLHMNGNVITSDQPILLRLSDTPSVKKEGEPRRSSASAASNPPAEVDPDTILKALFKSSGVSASVQPTEFKIKL, encoded by the exons ATGGCGGACCTGTCGTTAGACGAGCTCATACGGAAGCGCGGTGTGACGGTGAAGGGGAG GCTTAACACAAGGCCAGTATTTGGAGGTATTAGATCTCGCATTGGGAtccagcaaaatattttaagtagaTCATCACCAGCTGTCAACTTCCAGCGGACATTTGATGCTCGGCAGAAGATCGGCCTCACTGATGCCCGACACAAACTGGGAGTTAAAGATGCTCGTGAAAAACTGATTCAAAGGGACGCTCGGTTCAAAATAAAAGGGAAGGTGCAGGATGCTCGAGAGATGCTGAATTCCCGTAAGCAGCAAAGTGTTGCTGCTGAAAAGGTGACCAAAGTGGTGGATGCCAGAGAGAAGATCAGCTTAAAAAGGAACACTCCAGCTGCTATCAGCCCAACTATGGGGACAGTAAATCCAGCTGTGAAAATCACCAAGACTATCCAA aaagctgctgttgtTCCTGGACACCCTCATCCAGCAGGAATGAGGATCAATGTGGTGAACAACCATACACATAAACAG GGTCTGTATGACATGGAAGATGATGATGAAAGTGTCTCCGCCCTTCCTAGCAAACAGATGAAGATCACCACCACAAACAGTTTCCTTCACAATGTG GCTGGGCTGAGTGGCAATAAGTTCTCTCTGTCCAAGACTGTTCCCCTGACTAAAGTGGTCCAGAATGATACGTacacagctcctcctgcaccTCCTTCCCCAATGAGGACAAAGGCCTTGACAAACATGTCCCGAACTTTGGTGACAAAGGAGGAGCCTCCAAAAGAGCCAGCACCTGTTGAG CTGGCCTTCAGTCCTTTGGAAGGCACAAAGATGACTGTGAACAATCTGCATCCTCGAGTCACTGAGGAAGACATTGTT GAGTTGTTCTGTGTGTGCGGTGCTCTGAAGCGAGCCCGGCTGGTGCACCCAGGAGTGGCTGAGGTAGTCTTTGTGAAGAAAGAAGATGCAATCACAGCATATAAGAAATACAACAACAGATGCTTAGATG GTCAGCCAATGAAATGTAACCTTCACATGAATGGAAATGTCATCACCTCAGACCAGCCTATATTGCT CCGATTGAGCGATACCCCTTCTGtgaaaaaggaaggggaacCCCGCCGGTCAAGTGCAAGTGCTGCATCAAATCCCCCAGCTGAGGTGGACCCTGATACCATCTTGAAGGCACTCTTCAAATCCTCAGGGGTCTCTGCATCTGTGCAGCCCACAGAATTCAAAATCAAACTCTGA